The DNA region ttttggtttttgagacaggatttctctgtatagccctggctgtactagaactcactctgtagaccaggctggcctcaaactcagaattccgcctgcctctgcctcccaagtgctgggaataaaggcgtgcaccaccaccactgcccatctaTATTTGATGCACTTTTGGAAATAGGTTGTTCCGAGTGCGGGGACTGCAAAAGTGTGTCACCACACTCTACATTTTAATTCTTCTGTCCCAACACGTTACAGATTTGCTTCTTCTGGGCCTCGAATGCGCGCTAAGTGCCTCTCCGTTGCTTGGCACCTGACATCAAGCCCGCATCATTTCAGCGCAAACATTTCCCTCCTGAGGGAAAAGTGTCCGTTTGCAGAAAGATCCGCGTCCTAAGAACCCAGAGAGTCTTTTGCTGTTAGAAGGCGAAGAAAACTACAATTCCCAGAATGACCCATGCGGCAGAGGCGGATCCCACTTCTAGGCATCACTGCAAGGGGTGGGGCTAAGGGAAAGTATACCTCCCAGAATGCTCAGCGCGTTCTGCATCGCGCAGCCTTCGGAGAATCGTGTGCGCGTGCGTTCTTGTGGGAACTGCGCCTCCCAGAAGGCACCTCGCGTCGTCCTTCTCCCTCCCTGAAGGCCGCCTCGCTTGCCCAGTGTGTCGGCCGCCCGCGAAGCTAGAGTCAACTGACGTTTCCGCCACCATGCTGCCCGCCTCACTGCTTCGTCACCCGGGCCTGCGCCGCCTGGTGCTTCAGGCGCGTACGTACGCCGAGGCCGCCGCTGCACCTGCCCCCGCCGCCGGGCCCGGACAGATGTCCTTCACTTTTGCCTCCCCGACGCAGGTACGAACTCACGGCCCCCAGACTCGTCAAGCCCCTGATTAGACCCGTGGGAGAGGTCTCTTGTATTAGGTCATTAGGTTCATCCCCAAGGGGCCGTGTGAACCCCATCCCCCGCCCCCATGCCTCACCCCTGGATGGGGTCACCTGGACCCAGGGCTCGACCTCTGTTCACTCAAGCTTCATGCTCCACCTCTAACGGCGTCACCTGGACATAAGACTCCACCCTCCGGGGGGTGGATCACCTATACTTGGAACCCAGATTTTGCCTTTACAAACCCTTCTGTTTTGGGGTGTCCTAGGCTCTACACCTTGGTGGTGGTCACTCAGGCCCTGTCCTTGTATGTTGTCCCGGAGATTCATATGAACCCCAGGCTCTACTCAAGGCTTAGGTGGTGTCACTTGGCGCTTAGGATGAATAATAGAGCACAGAACAATTCCTTTGGCTTTACATGGATCACAGTTTCTACCCCTGGGGGTTTCCCCAAGTCCCCAAGCTGTCGCCCAGATAGGAGTCACCAGTACCCAGACCTGGAACTCTTGGGAATTGCCTGGACCCATATCCTGAAGGATCATCACGACTCAGAACAGAAGCCTGGCCACTGTTGGGGTCACCTGGGATTGACCCAAGCTCCTTGTCCTGTTGGGTTTGCCTGGACCTAAtaccctttttttcttcttcttcttttaaatgttttaaagatttgtttattatatgtaagtaaaccattttcagacaaaccagaagagggcatcagatcccactacagatggttgtgagccatcatgtggttgctgggatttgaactcaggaccttgggaagagcagccagtgctcttacctgttgagccacttctccagctcttgCTCTGGTTCTTGTTCGTTCCAGCCCTgctcactgtcactgtcttctgacaccctagaagaggggcatcagatctcattagggatggttgtgagccaccatgtagttgctgggatttgaactcgggaccttcggaagtgctcttacccactgagccatctctccagccctggacctAATATTTTTCATTGAATAGACCTCAGCCAGGGTTTTACCAACTTACAGCCGTGCTGTTCGTAAGCCTGGCTGGTTTTACACTTTTGACTCCCTCATAGCAACTTCCCGAGTGGTTGTGAAACAACAGCCTTAGGGTTTCTCAGAAACCCCATACCAGTGGCCAGATCAGCATGCTGCATTCCACGGCACTGCCCTCTGTTTCAGTCACCTCTTCTAGACACTCTTTTAGACATAGACATTTCACAGGTGAGCAAGCTGAGTCAGCTCTTGGTAGCTTCTGTGTCCCATCACAATTCCATCCTCCCTGTGACCACTGTACAGCAGGCATGGGGTAATGCCTACCCCATGGTGTACACTCTCTGCAGGTGTTCTTCGACGGTGCCAATGTCCGGCAAGTGGACGTGCCTACGCTGACTGGAGCCTTTGGCATCTTGGCATCCCATGTCCCCACACTACAGGTCCTACGGCCTGGCCTGGTAGTGGTTCACGCAGAAGACGGCACCACAACTAAGTACTTTGGTGAGTGTGGCCCAGGGTGAGTAGAGGTTCAGGTCCGAGAAGGCCagggagaaagcaaaggaaaaaaaacttgcCCAGCTTGCCATGACAAAGATGTGGTCATCTGGGGCACAGAGGAAAGCCAGCAGCTGACCTCGCCATAGCAGGGAAGGAAGACGTGCAGAAATGACTGCTGAGGAACTACCCTTTAGGGTAGGGCAGCCCCATGTTTTCAGGTCTCCAGATGAAGAGGTGTGTCTTGCCTTCTCTCATATCTCACTATTTGACAATACCAACGATGGAGCCCAGAGCCTGAAGCTTCCTAGACAGGGGATCCAGCCCACGGTCATCTCTGGGGGATTCCAGCCAAGGGCTCCGTCCACGAGCCGGGTCCCTACACACTGTTGTTCTGTACGGTTATGTTTGGGCGAGTACCAGAGTAAGCGTGGTGGTGAAGGTGGGAAGGGTATGTGCACACAGGTGACGGAAGGACATTGGTGGCATCCTCCTTCATaagctgtctctctctgtctttgttcctttgaGACGGGCAGAACCCAAGTTTGCCATGTTGTTAGCTATGcgggctggccagtgagccacaGACATTCTCCTGCCCTACTCCTTACCATTAGGATTCTGGCTTCTCACGAACTCTGCTCCTTCTGTCTGCACAGCGGGTGCGCTCTCTGCTGGCTCTGAGGCCCTTcaatttcctttttggtttgctttctgaTTTTAAAGCAGGGTTTCCATAGCCCGTGCTGACTTTGAATCCCTGATCCTCCACCTCCTGGGTGGTAGTGGTGAAAGGTTTATGCCTTTCACACTGAGTTTCTGCCTTGCTGGGGGTTGAACCAGGatcttgtgcatgccaggcataCCTACCGTGCCTCAGCCCcggctcctctttttttttttttttttttttttttttggtttttcgagacagggtttctcagtgtagccctggctgtcctagaactcactctgtagaccaggctggcctcgaactcagaactccgcccgcctctgcctcccgggtgctgggattaaaggcgtggccgcCATGCCCGCCCCAGCTCCTCTTTTACACTTAAGTTTGAGGGAAGGCTTCTCTGTGGTcctgactggctttgaactggcagtcccctacctcagcctccccaggggCCAGGCGGCAGGTGTGCACTGGTCCCGGCAGTCCTTTGTTGTCACCCAGTCTTGCAGGGTCACCCTGGACAAGTGGCCTAGAGTGGGCATTGGCCGGGGAGGCAGAGGGCTGGTGGCCCTGAGCACATGCGGGTGGTGAAGCTGTATGCACGCTGCCCAGAGAAGGCCGCTCAGACCCTCTCCTCCACAGTGAGCAGCGGCTCCGTCACTGTGAATGCTGACTCCTCCGTGCAGTTACTAGCTGAAGAAGCTGTGACGCTGGACATGCTGGACCTGGGGGTGAGCAGcggatggggaaactgaggcagggcagggcagggcgggtACTGCTCACAGGAGTGTGCTGTCCTGCTGCTGGTCCTGCCTGGCCCTCACACTGGCCCACTCCTCTGCAGGCAGCCCGGGCCAACCTGGAGAAGGCGCAGTCAGAACTGTCAGGTGCGGCGGACGAGGCAGCACGGGCCGAGATCCAGATCCGTATTGAGGCCAATGAAGCCCTAGTGAAGGCCCTGGAGTAGGTGGTACCTACTCTCTGTCacacatggggaaactgaggcaggtcCAGGCCAATGAGAAGTTCCAGGGGGCTGAAGTGGCCACCAGGGGTCAGCAGTGCTCCAGTTGCTGGGCTTAAAGCTTCCTGGTGCCTGCCTGCCAGGTCATGGAGGGCTCCCTCCAGTCTGGGATCCCCATGACacctctggagagatggccttgATTGCCCCTCAAAGCCACCTGAACCGTCAACTTGCCCAGCCTGTCTCCATTAAACACCAGGAACCAACTGAGTGGTCTGTTTCTAAATGCACAGCACAAGC from Mus pahari chromosome 9, PAHARI_EIJ_v1.1, whole genome shotgun sequence includes:
- the Atp5f1d gene encoding ATP synthase subunit delta, mitochondrial isoform X1 gives rise to the protein MLPASLLRHPGLRRLVLQARTYAEAAAAPAPAAGPGQMSFTFASPTQVFFDGANVRQVDVPTLTGAFGILASHVPTLQVLRPGLVVVHAEDGTTTKYFVSSGSVTVNADSSVQLLAEEAVTLDMLDLGAARANLEKAQSELSGAADEAARAEIQIRIEANEALVKALE
- the Atp5f1d gene encoding ATP synthase subunit delta, mitochondrial isoform X2: MLPASLLRHPGLRRLVLQARTYAEAAAAPAPAAGPGQMSFTFASPTQVFFDGANVRQVDVPTLTGAFGILASHVPTLQVLRPGLVVVHAEDGTTTKYFGSPGQPGEGAVRTVRCGGRGSTGRDPDPY